One region of Candidatus Neomarinimicrobiota bacterium genomic DNA includes:
- the ftcD gene encoding glutamate formimidoyltransferase — MDKLVECVPNFSEGRDQSVLDAITGAITAVKDVALLDVDSGEATNRTVMTFVGSPKGVTEAAFQAIARAAELIDMKNHFGEHARMGATDVCPFVPIRGVTMEECVEIAKFVGKRVGDELSIPVYLYENAASTPERQNLANVRAGEYEGLADKLKDPDWKPDFGKAQFNAKSGATAVGARQFLIAYNVNLNTRDRKMATDIALDIREAGRAKRDEEGQIVRDKDGNALKVPGLLKDCKAVGWEIEEYGKAQVSINLTDYTVTPPHSAFEAVRDGARKRWLRVTGSEIVGLIPLEAMLMAGRHYLTAQGKTTAVPESQLVHAAVESLGLNDVSKFDPNERIVEYRLRESGDLVSMTVDGFTDELSIDSPAPGGGSVSALMGTLGAALVSMVAALTHGKKGMEDSREEMEFLGSQAQALKKRLTSLVDEDTAAFNDVMVAFRMKRKTDKQKAERDAAIQSATKNVTQIPLVVTQLCFEVLELSKTAIEKGNPNSVSDAGVAAEAALAGLRGARLNVLINLDDIGDGDYCAEMTEKVDNLLQKGKSLHSEVVAAVVQVMEGGNG; from the coding sequence ATGGACAAACTTGTAGAGTGTGTACCCAACTTTAGTGAAGGCCGCGACCAGAGCGTTCTGGATGCTATCACAGGTGCCATCACAGCTGTAAAAGATGTAGCTCTTCTTGATGTGGATTCCGGAGAGGCCACCAACAGAACAGTAATGACTTTCGTTGGTTCGCCGAAGGGGGTTACGGAGGCTGCATTTCAGGCCATCGCTAGAGCAGCCGAACTTATTGATATGAAAAATCATTTTGGCGAACATGCCCGCATGGGTGCAACAGATGTTTGTCCTTTTGTTCCCATTCGTGGCGTCACAATGGAGGAATGTGTAGAGATTGCCAAATTTGTAGGAAAGCGTGTGGGTGATGAACTATCAATCCCGGTCTACCTTTACGAAAATGCAGCTTCAACGCCCGAGCGCCAGAATCTCGCCAACGTCCGGGCGGGGGAGTACGAAGGCCTTGCTGATAAACTGAAAGATCCTGACTGGAAGCCTGATTTCGGAAAAGCTCAGTTTAACGCCAAAAGCGGCGCCACGGCTGTTGGGGCGAGACAGTTTCTCATCGCCTACAACGTAAACCTTAACACTCGTGATAGGAAAATGGCAACTGACATCGCCTTGGACATCAGAGAGGCGGGTCGGGCAAAGCGGGACGAAGAAGGTCAAATTGTCCGTGACAAGGACGGCAATGCTTTGAAGGTGCCGGGACTATTGAAAGATTGCAAGGCTGTGGGGTGGGAGATTGAGGAGTACGGAAAGGCTCAAGTGTCCATTAATCTCACTGATTATACCGTTACGCCGCCCCATTCCGCTTTTGAGGCTGTCCGCGACGGCGCTCGTAAACGGTGGCTCCGGGTCACCGGGAGTGAAATCGTCGGGCTGATCCCGCTAGAGGCGATGCTCATGGCGGGACGTCATTATCTCACAGCACAGGGAAAGACAACCGCCGTGCCCGAATCGCAGCTCGTGCATGCCGCCGTTGAATCGCTGGGTCTCAATGACGTCAGCAAGTTTGATCCCAATGAAAGGATTGTAGAATACCGCCTCAGAGAAAGTGGTGATCTTGTATCTATGACTGTGGATGGGTTTACAGATGAGTTGTCCATCGATTCACCAGCGCCAGGCGGCGGCTCTGTTTCGGCCCTTATGGGGACACTGGGTGCTGCACTGGTGAGCATGGTTGCCGCACTAACACACGGCAAGAAAGGGATGGAAGATTCAAGGGAAGAAATGGAGTTTCTTGGTAGTCAAGCTCAGGCGCTGAAAAAGAGATTGACCTCACTGGTGGATGAAGACACTGCGGCATTTAACGACGTTATGGTTGCTTTCCGGATGAAGAGAAAGACCGATAAGCAGAAAGCTGAACGCGACGCAGCCATCCAATCTGCCACAAAGAATGTCACACAGATCCCTCTTGTGGTGACCCAGCTCTGCTTTGAAGTACTGGAACTTTCGAAAACCGCCATTGAGAAGGGGAATCCCAACTCCGTCAGCGACGCCGGCGTGGCGGCAGAGGCGGCCTTGGCTGGGCTGAGAGGAGCACGGCTTAATGTTTTGATCAATCTAGACGATATTGGTGATGGTGATTATTGTGCTGAGATGACAGAGAAGGTGGATAATCTATTACAAAAGGGGAAAAGTCTCCACAGTGAGGTTGTGGCGGCTGTGGTTCAAGTTATGGAAGGCGGAAATGGGTAG
- the mutL gene encoding DNA mismatch repair endonuclease MutL, whose amino-acid sequence MGRIKLLSDDLKNKIAAGEVVERPASVVKELIENSLDAGATEIDVIVRGGGNVSMQVIDNGAGLEKDDLLIAFSRHSTSKIETVEDLSTIDTLGFRGEALSSIASVAKVKALSSVNGEDSGYEISVLDGEISQPEPAALSKGTAISVSDLFFSIPARRKFLKSAQVELRHIIRTVRRFGLCRPDVKFTLTADDKEVMTLAPVTLIDRIAAVHDPSYRENLLEVNHQAGPFAITGYVGNLNLVRKRWGEQSLFLNGRYIVNKLLNSAIYSAYQSLVSRGEFPFFVITLEVPLDTVDVNVHPMKIEVRFRDEWRVYHALKTAVTKALGDILSTVPDFLKSSESFPDSSSQTGFSFPKSTPSSILSRQSVERAKSYVQTMGETRTEEEGVNLESIWQVHAKYIVSEIKSGLVIIDQHVAHERVLFEQAMGAMEGHPLPSQSLLFPEVVELPIEDFSTLLELLTYLEKIGFRMKEFGKNTVMIEGVPSELGWGNEREVLTEIIDTFRNQQKAQPSFMEAVAASFACKAAVKAGDALTHEEMQSLVDRLFATQHPYYCPHGRPIMVNLSLDELDRRFERT is encoded by the coding sequence ATGGGTAGGATCAAGCTCCTCTCAGATGATTTGAAAAATAAGATCGCCGCTGGTGAAGTGGTGGAGCGACCGGCATCTGTGGTTAAGGAACTGATTGAAAACAGCCTTGATGCAGGTGCGACGGAAATTGATGTCATTGTCAGAGGAGGTGGGAACGTATCGATGCAAGTCATTGATAATGGCGCTGGACTGGAGAAAGATGATCTGCTTATTGCCTTCTCTCGTCACTCTACCTCCAAGATTGAAACAGTAGAGGATCTTTCTACCATCGATACGCTGGGATTCCGGGGCGAGGCGCTGTCCAGTATTGCTTCGGTAGCAAAAGTAAAAGCGTTGTCATCTGTCAATGGTGAGGATTCTGGCTACGAAATTTCCGTTTTGGACGGCGAAATTTCCCAGCCTGAACCTGCGGCACTATCCAAAGGGACAGCCATATCTGTGAGCGATCTTTTCTTTTCAATTCCCGCACGGCGAAAGTTTCTGAAGAGTGCCCAGGTGGAGCTTCGTCACATCATTAGGACGGTCCGCCGTTTTGGTCTCTGTCGACCAGATGTCAAATTCACTCTGACAGCCGATGACAAAGAGGTTATGACACTTGCACCGGTGACTCTCATTGACCGAATAGCCGCTGTCCATGATCCGTCCTACCGGGAGAATCTGCTGGAGGTAAATCACCAAGCTGGACCCTTTGCCATCACTGGTTATGTGGGCAATCTGAATCTGGTTCGAAAGCGTTGGGGGGAGCAGAGCCTGTTTCTCAATGGTCGATACATTGTCAATAAATTGCTTAATTCAGCTATCTATTCTGCTTACCAGTCCCTTGTTTCCCGGGGAGAGTTTCCATTCTTTGTCATCACTCTGGAAGTTCCACTCGATACAGTGGATGTGAATGTTCACCCTATGAAAATAGAAGTTCGTTTCAGAGATGAATGGCGTGTGTACCATGCGCTTAAAACAGCGGTGACTAAAGCGCTGGGTGATATCCTTTCCACTGTTCCCGATTTCCTCAAATCGTCTGAATCGTTTCCCGATTCAAGCAGCCAGACCGGATTTTCTTTTCCAAAATCGACACCTTCTTCCATTTTGTCGCGCCAGTCTGTTGAAAGGGCCAAATCGTACGTTCAGACTATGGGTGAGACGCGGACGGAGGAAGAGGGTGTTAATCTTGAAAGTATCTGGCAAGTTCACGCTAAGTATATTGTATCGGAGATTAAAAGTGGTTTGGTGATCATTGATCAGCACGTGGCTCACGAGAGAGTCCTGTTTGAACAGGCCATGGGTGCCATGGAAGGGCATCCCTTACCGAGCCAGTCACTTCTTTTCCCTGAAGTGGTAGAGCTCCCAATTGAGGATTTCTCCACACTCCTTGAATTGTTGACCTATCTTGAGAAGATTGGCTTTCGCATGAAAGAGTTTGGGAAAAACACAGTAATGATTGAAGGTGTTCCCTCTGAACTGGGGTGGGGGAATGAACGGGAAGTTTTAACTGAAATTATTGACACCTTTCGAAATCAGCAAAAGGCCCAGCCTTCATTCATGGAAGCTGTAGCTGCATCGTTTGCGTGTAAGGCAGCGGTGAAAGCGGGCGATGCCCTCACTCATGAGGAGATGCAGTCGCTGGTGGACAGGCTCTTTGCCACACAACATCCCTACTACTGCCCTCACGGAAGACCCATCATGGTCAACCTTTCCCTTGATGAACTCGACCGGCGCTTTGAGCGTACCTGA
- the miaA gene encoding tRNA (adenosine(37)-N6)-dimethylallyltransferase MiaA, with translation MPSLMRRCSRWWTGSLPHNIPTTALTEDPSWSTFPLMNSTGALSVPEPSNNRVLTLVGPTAVGKTAVAVELARRLDGEIIGLDSRQIYKYMAVGTVQPTDEEKVHVRHHLIGDRDPSEQISAGEYVGLVEVAIDDVKSRSKVPIVCGGSGLYFRAVTRGLFDESTSDPKVRAALKERLENEGSDTMLAELKVLDQEYGEIVHPNNHKRLIRALEIIQITGKPPTEHFRHQAESDSHDRFFTVFLRMDIEELTPRIERRTKMTFENGWIDEVKKLLDLGFDRSSHPMDSLGYRDILKYLDGEMDFEEMVERIKIDTRQYARKQLKWFDKERIDCVLEVAGMSEMGVAEKVINQF, from the coding sequence ATGCCCTCACTCATGAGGAGATGCAGTCGCTGGTGGACAGGCTCTTTGCCACACAACATCCCTACTACTGCCCTCACGGAAGACCCATCATGGTCAACCTTTCCCTTGATGAACTCGACCGGCGCTTTGAGCGTACCTGAACCTTCCAATAACCGAGTCTTGACCCTTGTGGGTCCTACGGCTGTGGGGAAGACAGCTGTAGCCGTTGAATTGGCACGCCGGCTCGACGGTGAAATTATCGGTCTCGATTCGCGGCAGATTTACAAGTATATGGCTGTCGGTACTGTTCAGCCCACCGATGAAGAGAAGGTCCATGTCCGTCATCATCTCATTGGAGATAGAGACCCATCAGAGCAGATCTCCGCCGGTGAATACGTTGGGCTGGTAGAGGTAGCCATAGATGATGTGAAAAGTCGCAGCAAAGTCCCCATCGTTTGTGGTGGTAGTGGTCTCTATTTCAGGGCGGTGACACGGGGTCTTTTTGATGAATCCACCAGCGATCCTAAAGTGCGGGCAGCGCTTAAGGAACGATTGGAGAATGAAGGGTCTGATACGATGTTGGCCGAGCTTAAAGTTCTCGACCAGGAGTACGGCGAGATCGTTCATCCCAACAACCACAAGCGGCTTATAAGGGCTTTGGAGATTATCCAAATTACCGGCAAGCCGCCCACAGAACATTTTCGTCATCAGGCTGAAAGTGATTCCCATGACCGATTCTTCACCGTTTTTCTGAGAATGGATATTGAAGAGCTGACGCCGCGGATTGAGAGAAGGACAAAAATGACGTTTGAAAACGGATGGATCGATGAAGTGAAAAAACTCTTGGATCTCGGATTCGACCGGTCCAGTCACCCCATGGACAGCCTCGGTTACCGGGACATTCTGAAATACCTGGATGGAGAGATGGATTTTGAAGAGATGGTTGAAAGGATAAAAATCGATACGCGCCAGTACGCCCGGAAACAGTTGAAATGGTTTGACAAGGAAAGAATCGATTGTGTGCTGGAAGTTGCGGGAATGAGTGAAATGGGCGTGGCTGAGAAAGTTATTAATCAATTTTGA
- the pyrR gene encoding bifunctional pyr operon transcriptional regulator/uracil phosphoribosyltransferase PyrR, whose product MTEKRKQLLDKSEIERSLTRLAHELTERLPFIDDIVLIGIRTRGEFITTRLAKALKKISGNDVPTGFLDVTFYRDDFRERLIQPQVKGTEISFSLDGKMVILTDDVLFTGRTIRAALDEIMDFGRPAAVALAVLVDRGHREMPIKADFVGKNIPTSDTEHVLVRLKEVDGEDAVYLVKYD is encoded by the coding sequence ATGACGGAGAAACGAAAACAGCTCCTTGATAAGAGCGAAATAGAACGGTCGCTCACACGTCTCGCTCATGAATTGACCGAGCGGCTACCTTTTATTGATGATATTGTTCTCATAGGCATCCGTACCCGTGGTGAATTCATCACCACTCGGCTCGCTAAAGCTCTCAAGAAGATATCCGGCAACGATGTACCGACAGGATTCCTGGACGTCACTTTCTACAGGGATGATTTCCGCGAACGGCTCATTCAGCCTCAGGTGAAGGGGACGGAGATCTCTTTTTCACTGGACGGTAAGATGGTAATCCTCACAGATGACGTGCTCTTCACCGGAAGAACAATCAGGGCTGCACTGGATGAAATTATGGACTTTGGCAGGCCAGCAGCTGTGGCTCTAGCTGTTCTGGTGGATCGGGGGCACCGGGAGATGCCTATTAAGGCTGATTTTGTGGGCAAGAATATTCCCACCTCTGATACAGAACATGTGCTGGTGCGACTGAAGGAAGTGGACGGCGAAGATGCGGTTTATCTGGTGAAATACGATTAA
- a CDS encoding aspartate carbamoyltransferase catalytic subunit produces the protein MGFLSNRHLLGLAGMPKEDMELIFQHASSFREVLDRPIKKVPTLQGKTIVNLFFEDSTRTRISFELAQKRLSADTVNFSASISSLEKGESFKDTAQNIEAMKIDCIVMRHPVPGAHMHLINYVNSVVVNAGDGTHEHPTQGLLDMMSLLEAKGKLDGLKVAIIGDITHSRVARSNIHGLVKMGVQVTLCGPPNLMPVNIEELGVAVNYDVDEVLEWADAVNVLRIQRERQGVSYIPSVREYRELFGITRERVERLKKQITIMHPGPMNRGVEIDSDVADSENAIILDQVLNGVAIRMAVLYLLLGDQP, from the coding sequence ATGGGATTCCTGAGTAACAGACATCTTCTCGGCCTGGCGGGAATGCCAAAGGAAGATATGGAGCTGATTTTTCAGCATGCTTCTTCTTTCAGAGAGGTGCTTGATCGTCCCATCAAGAAAGTGCCCACACTCCAGGGGAAGACCATCGTTAACCTCTTCTTCGAAGATTCCACTCGGACTCGAATCTCCTTCGAGCTGGCACAAAAGAGACTCTCTGCGGACACGGTTAATTTCTCGGCCAGCATCAGCAGTCTCGAGAAAGGTGAAAGTTTTAAGGATACGGCACAGAATATTGAAGCCATGAAGATTGATTGTATTGTTATGCGCCACCCCGTGCCCGGTGCGCATATGCACCTTATCAACTATGTGAATTCTGTTGTGGTAAATGCCGGCGATGGTACCCACGAACACCCCACACAGGGGCTCCTGGATATGATGAGTCTTCTGGAGGCGAAGGGAAAGCTGGACGGTCTGAAGGTGGCCATTATCGGTGATATCACACACAGCCGTGTGGCGCGATCCAATATTCACGGTCTTGTGAAGATGGGTGTCCAGGTGACGCTTTGTGGACCTCCCAACCTTATGCCGGTGAACATTGAGGAGTTGGGTGTTGCGGTCAATTATGACGTTGATGAAGTATTGGAGTGGGCGGATGCCGTAAACGTCCTGAGAATTCAGCGGGAGCGACAGGGGGTCAGTTATATTCCATCTGTTAGGGAGTACAGGGAATTGTTTGGTATAACGCGAGAACGGGTTGAGCGGCTGAAAAAACAGATCACAATAATGCATCCGGGACCCATGAATCGGGGTGTTGAAATTGACAGTGATGTGGCCGACAGCGAGAACGCCATCATCCTGGATCAGGTGCTTAACGGCGTCGCTATTAGGATGGCGGTACTTTACCTTTTGTTGGGAGATCAACCATAG
- a CDS encoding dihydroorotase — MNDKALPKKFLIKNGDIIDPIKGERFIGSILINSGRIKKVGKRISAKGATVYDAGGKVVTHGFCDIHVHFREPGREDKETLATGAEAAIAGGFTQVCAMPNTEPPLDSPESIRFIVEKAAELPVKIHPIGAISVGLKGKELTELSAMVQEGAVAFSDDGIPVMDSGVMRRVLEYARPLGMPVINHAEDLTLKLDGQMHEGSWSTRLGLAGIPDVSESIMVNRDLELTAMTRGQLHVPHVSSAKSVEWIRGAKVGGLAITAEVTPHHLFFTDKDLHSFDTNYKVAPPIRTEDDRQALMSAVKDGTIDCIATDHAPHTVEEKEAPFDWAPCGMIGLESAFGAVWKVLSGLGMDLEKVIQCLTINPRLVMNFEKDLFSAGTEAELTIIDPDEEWTFAKEHIHSKSRNTPFVGESLKGCIKATITGGKLFEL, encoded by the coding sequence ATGAACGATAAAGCATTGCCTAAAAAATTCCTCATTAAGAATGGTGATATCATCGATCCCATCAAAGGGGAACGTTTCATCGGCTCCATCCTCATCAACAGCGGCCGTATAAAAAAAGTGGGGAAGCGAATATCAGCCAAAGGTGCCACAGTTTATGATGCAGGTGGGAAGGTGGTGACACACGGCTTCTGCGACATCCACGTTCATTTTCGTGAACCTGGAAGGGAGGATAAGGAGACACTTGCCACAGGTGCCGAAGCCGCCATTGCCGGTGGTTTTACCCAGGTATGTGCAATGCCAAATACGGAGCCGCCCTTGGACTCTCCTGAATCGATCCGCTTTATTGTGGAAAAAGCGGCGGAGCTTCCCGTAAAAATTCATCCTATCGGTGCCATTTCGGTGGGACTGAAAGGGAAAGAGTTGACGGAACTGAGCGCCATGGTGCAGGAAGGAGCGGTGGCGTTCTCCGATGATGGTATACCTGTCATGGACAGCGGTGTTATGCGAAGAGTGCTGGAATACGCCAGGCCCCTGGGCATGCCGGTTATCAATCACGCCGAGGATCTAACACTGAAACTGGACGGACAGATGCACGAAGGGTCTTGGTCTACCCGATTGGGATTGGCAGGTATTCCTGATGTAAGTGAATCGATCATGGTGAACCGTGATCTGGAACTGACAGCCATGACAAGAGGACAGCTCCATGTGCCGCACGTCAGCTCAGCCAAATCGGTAGAGTGGATCCGTGGCGCAAAGGTCGGGGGACTGGCCATCACAGCTGAAGTGACACCCCATCACCTCTTTTTTACTGATAAAGATCTTCACTCTTTTGACACGAATTACAAGGTGGCGCCCCCCATCCGGACGGAAGATGACAGACAGGCACTCATGAGTGCCGTAAAAGATGGTACCATCGACTGCATTGCCACCGACCATGCTCCTCACACCGTTGAGGAAAAAGAGGCTCCGTTTGACTGGGCACCGTGTGGCATGATAGGTCTTGAGAGTGCCTTTGGCGCCGTCTGGAAAGTGCTCAGTGGATTGGGCATGGATCTGGAGAAGGTGATCCAGTGTCTTACGATTAATCCCCGGCTTGTAATGAATTTTGAAAAAGATCTTTTCTCAGCCGGCACCGAGGCTGAGCTCACGATCATTGATCCTGATGAAGAGTGGACTTTTGCCAAAGAGCACATCCACTCCAAGTCCCGAAACACACCTTTTGTAGGAGAATCCCTAAAAGGGTGCATAAAAGCGACCATAACCGGCGGAAAGCTTTTCGAACTTTAA
- the rplM gene encoding 50S ribosomal protein L13, with product MKTYSIKAGEIQKDWFVADAENKILGRLASEVAQVLKGKHKPTYTPHMDMGDFVVVVNAEKVRVSGKKEMQKTYFSHSGYPGGTKELDLYTLRRKHPERVIQNAVKGMLPHNSLGRHMMRNLKIYSGPDHPHSAQEPKVMEF from the coding sequence ATGAAAACATATTCGATAAAAGCCGGTGAGATCCAAAAGGATTGGTTTGTTGCTGACGCTGAGAATAAGATTCTGGGGCGTCTTGCATCCGAGGTTGCTCAGGTTCTAAAGGGTAAGCATAAGCCGACATACACGCCTCATATGGACATGGGTGACTTTGTCGTTGTTGTCAATGCAGAGAAAGTCCGCGTTTCCGGCAAGAAGGAGATGCAGAAGACCTATTTTTCCCACAGCGGATATCCGGGAGGGACAAAAGAGCTGGATTTGTATACCCTGCGAAGAAAACATCCTGAGCGGGTGATTCAGAATGCCGTGAAAGGGATGCTTCCGCATAACAGCCTTGGCCGTCATATGATGCGTAACCTTAAAATTTACAGTGGACCGGATCATCCCCATTCTGCGCAGGAACCAAAAGTGATGGAGTTCTAA
- the rpsI gene encoding 30S ribosomal protein S9: MATAKSDVVYARTGRRKTAVARVRMSHGKGNMTINGRDYKDYFGRTVDQKIVEKPFEVLESSDYDIFASVNGGGLSGQAGAIRHGISRALLEANADLRPVLKKAGLLTRDAREKERKKYGLRGARRAFQFSKR, encoded by the coding sequence ATGGCGACAGCAAAATCTGACGTTGTATATGCAAGAACAGGTAGGCGCAAAACTGCCGTTGCCCGTGTACGGATGTCACATGGGAAGGGTAACATGACGATTAACGGTAGAGATTATAAGGATTATTTTGGGCGCACCGTTGATCAGAAAATTGTTGAAAAACCTTTTGAAGTACTTGAATCCAGTGACTATGACATTTTCGCAAGCGTGAACGGGGGCGGTCTCTCAGGTCAGGCCGGTGCTATTCGCCATGGGATCTCCCGAGCGCTGCTTGAAGCCAATGCAGATTTAAGGCCGGTTTTAAAAAAGGCCGGTCTCCTCACCCGTGATGCCCGTGAAAAAGAGCGGAAGAAATATGGTCTCCGCGGCGCCAGACGCGCCTTCCAATTCTCCAAGAGGTAA
- the rpsB gene encoding 30S ribosomal protein S2 yields the protein MEVTFDNLLSTGAHFGHLTSRWHPNYQPYILMERNGIHIINLEETLKGLAKAIDFLTDIVADGGEVLFVGTKKNAKDIIQQEADKCGMFYVVERWLGGTLTNFSTIRKSIKRLQLLEKESSPLYESATKKEILSLEREMIRLQDLNRGIKDMKRLPNAIFMVDANHESIAINEARRLEIPVVALVDTNTDPEIIDYPIPANDDSIRTIKLIVGEVSRAICDACSIAYADGAVPVETAEEETAEADVTTENREMAEDAESKEAGSERISVEEEKEALSKDGEAQDFDTEKVETVEEVQEPDDVAKEEKKS from the coding sequence ATGGAAGTTACTTTTGATAACCTGCTGAGTACCGGAGCACACTTCGGACACCTTACTAGCAGGTGGCACCCCAACTACCAACCATATATCCTCATGGAAAGGAACGGTATCCATATCATCAATCTTGAGGAAACTCTTAAAGGGTTGGCCAAGGCTATTGATTTTCTTACTGACATTGTTGCCGATGGTGGTGAGGTTCTTTTTGTCGGTACTAAAAAGAATGCCAAAGATATTATTCAGCAGGAAGCAGATAAATGCGGAATGTTCTACGTGGTGGAAAGATGGCTTGGTGGTACACTGACTAACTTTTCCACCATCCGAAAGAGTATCAAGCGCCTTCAGCTTCTTGAAAAGGAATCGAGTCCACTCTACGAGAGTGCAACCAAGAAGGAGATCCTTTCTCTGGAGCGTGAGATGATCCGGCTTCAGGACCTTAACCGCGGTATCAAAGACATGAAGCGACTTCCCAATGCTATTTTTATGGTAGATGCGAACCACGAATCCATTGCCATCAATGAGGCTCGTCGGCTTGAGATTCCTGTGGTTGCCCTGGTGGATACCAATACTGATCCAGAGATCATAGATTATCCCATCCCCGCAAATGACGATTCTATCCGTACCATAAAGCTGATCGTGGGTGAAGTTTCCAGAGCCATCTGTGATGCATGCTCCATTGCTTATGCTGATGGAGCAGTACCCGTGGAGACGGCCGAGGAAGAAACTGCTGAAGCAGATGTCACTACTGAGAATAGGGAAATGGCTGAGGATGCTGAATCGAAGGAAGCCGGAAGTGAAAGAATTTCTGTAGAAGAAGAAAAAGAGGCCTTATCAAAAGATGGTGAAGCGCAGGATTTTGATACAGAAAAGGTGGAGACCGTGGAAGAGGTTCAGGAGCCTGATGATGTCGCGAAAGAAGAGAAGAAAAGTTAA